GATTCACAAACATTTTATATAAAAAAGCTGCCGTTTTTATCCGGGGCGTTTAGATCCCGCTATTCTGTAGTATATTATTTTAATACTTTACGAAGTAATACCATTTACACTTTAAATTTACTGCAAAATAAAGTAGGAGATTTTTGCCTTAGTTGAAAAAGAAAATTTCAGCATAGCAGCGCTACGGTTAAATTTTCTTTTGATGAATAAGGTAAAAATATTCGTTTTATTGCGGTAGATTTAACTTGTAGATGGTATAATGTACATGGTAATACAGGTATTTATTAAAAATCGTAATACGTATTAAATAAATCTGTTCTTAGCCCAAACGAAATAATTGACCCTTTACTGTTTTGTAAAAATTCTGTTTCATTCAAAACATTAAAATCCCGATAAGTAAAATCAATAAAAAGTTTAAGGTTTGTTGCCGGATTAACAATGTAGCCACTTTTTAAATTAGCGAAAAATAAAGTACCGGTGTTCCCCTGGGCGATTTCATTTCCATAGTATTGTTCCTTATCACCATAAGGGTTGTAAATATCTCCTCCCCAATTTGAGTCGGGAGTGTCATATCCTTTTTTGCCATAAATTAATTTCACATCAGCAAATAACCTTTTATATCTGTATCTGATGATTGAAACAGATTCCCAAAAATTAGCTCCCCAGGGATGTCCTATGGGTTGATTGAAATGCCCGTAGTTTTGAAGGGGTATTCTGTGCGAAAAAGTATATGGCCTTGCCCAGTTGACCTCAGATTTTATTTGTAGGTTTTTAATGCCAAATGCATTGTAATAGTTTATTCCGGTTTGAAAAGCGAATTTATTTGCCCAGTAACCTTCACTGTCTTTTACTTCGGCAAGTGTGAATTCGTCTAATACTGCCTGACCATATAATTGTATGGAATTAGTTAGTTTTATTTTAGTGCTAAATCCTAAGAGGGCATTTCCTCCTGCCGAACCCAGGCTAAATTCTATAGGTCGGTAAAATATCACCGGATTTAAATAATTTATATCAAACCCTCTGTTGCCGGTAGAATCTGCCCAGACAATTGCCTCGAAGAAACCAACATTAATTCTGTCGGTTATATTCCAGCTAAGGTGATGTACAGTAACAAATTTTTGTTGATGTACATCGTTTATGGCAGTTTCGGGTCTGATATCCTGCATAAACATCCAGTAGTTTGTGTACTTTATATTCCAAAAGCTTGTGTTTATTTTGAAGTAAGGATAATTAAATCCGGCATCACTTAAAAACATCGACCTGTAGCCGTCGCCTATGAAGTTCTTTCCCGTGCCGAACTGGAGGTTGAAAAATTTACTGGGAGTGAAGGATATATTAGCCTCAGCCATTGGATAATCATATCCGCCGGTTTTAAAATTTTGTGCCAATCCCTGACCGGGGACAATTCCGTCGATTCCGCCTCCTGTATTTTTTTCATGTTCACTAATCCAATTAGTAACATAATCAGGGAATCTTGCCTGAGACTCATAGAAAGCCGATTGAAACGAAAATTTAGATCCAAGCTCACCCTGTATATAAAAACCTCTTGTATTAACATAGGTATAATCATGGTCAGAATTAAGATCTTTTCCAATTTGAAGATTCATAACTGGATCTACTGAAAACCAGAAGTCTTCTTTTTCAACCTTTACAAAGTTTTCATCAAACAATTTACGACCCCACCAATTCTTGTATTTGTAACTCAATGTACTGTCATAATCGTTAAGACTATAATATTGGTTTACCTCTCTCTGAATAAAAGGTTTGCTGGCAGTGTGCGAATTGTTTCCTATTTGGTTATATCCATTTTCAATTTCAGCATATCTGAATTTTGAATATTTAATATTCTGATCTTGTGAATAAGCTTCTGAGAACAGTAGTACAGTTATTAATAGTAAGAGTCTGTGCATATTATACTTTAGTTACTTTACCGTCTTTTAGTAAATAATCATCACCACTTTCGGGGCAAGTAGCAAATCCTTCTTTATTGAATATTAATTTATGGCCATATTCGCTCATCCATCCTATTTGTTTAGAAGGATTTCCAATAACCAATGCATAGGGTTTTATATTCTTTGTTACTACTGCACCCGCTCCAATAAAAGCATATTCTCCAATATCATGTCCGCAGACAATTGTAGCGTTTGCCCCGATAGAAGCTCCTTTTCCCACATGAGTTTTAGTGTATTGCCCTCTTCTGTTTATTGCGCTTCTCGGATTTGTTACATTAGTGAATACCATTGAAGGACCCAGGAAAACATCGTCGTCGCATGTAACACCGGTATATATTGATACATTGTTTTGTACTTTGACGTTTTTACCTAAAATAACTTCGGGAGATATTACAACATTCTGACCAATGTTGCAGTTTTCTCCCAGTGTACAATTGCTCATTATATGGCTGAAATGCCAAATTTTAACACCTTTTGAAATATTGCACCCGTCATCAACTACAGCAGTTTCGTGTGCAAAGTATTCTTTTCCCATTTTCGATATGTTAGATTGTAACAAACATACGAAATTTAAATACTAATAAAACCTGCGATTGTGTTATACCCCAAGTTTGTGACAGATGTCTTTTTTGAATATTGAATCTCTTAATACTGAACGAAGAAACAGTTCTGCCTTGTCTAAATTCATGCTTGCTTCTTTCGATAATCCTTCTGTAATGTGGTAGCTCAATCCTTTTATCGACAGTAAATAGCTTTCGGGTTTTTCCCCGAAAAGTTTATCGCAAAGGTAAAGCAGGTATGATGGCGAGACAGCATGCATTGTGAATTCTATGGTTTTTTGAGCAGGGTTTAATTTTTCAAGTTTACATGTTTTAATCTCTTCTTTCGAAGCATCGACAAAAATAACCCTTTGATAAGAACTTATTTTTTCGGCATCTTCTATATTTAACTGGTAATTGCTCTCAAGGTCAACATCCATTATATAATTATCTTTAAGCCATGACTCCAGGCGAAGAATCATGACATTTCCTATACCATCGTCTTGTCTGCCGGGATTTCCAAATCCGTAAACCAGAGTTTTAATTTTATTTTTCATGTGTCGATAATTTTATGTTTTGGTCATCACTCTTAAGCGCGACAGGTATGTTATCCCCAAAATATTCATCCCGTTTGGTGTACGCTCGTCATTTATGGCCATTTCATGTGTGAAAATATTATGGTTTATGTTCTCAGTCGGTCAATTTCTTTCCCATTGTTATCTAATACTGCAATGTCTAATGGCATTTGTCCCATTGCGTGTGTGGCACAGCTCAAGCAGGGGTCGTATGCTCTTATAGCAGTTTCAACTGCATTCAACATTCCTTCACTTATTTTTTCCTGACCATTAAGGTATGATTTTGCTACATTTTCTACCGACAGGTTCATTGCTGTATTATTGTGAGTGGTTGAAACAATAAGGTTAGCCATAGTAATTTGGTCGTTTTTATCTATTTTATAGTGATGGAAGAGTGTTCCCCTCGGAGCCTCGATCGCTCCTACACCCTCAAATTTTTTAGCTCCCTTTTTTATTAAATCCATATTCTGCAAATCGGGATCTTTAAGCAAATCTCTGATTACCTCTGCCGAATGAAGAATTTCTATCAATCGTGCCCAATGAGTGTGGAGACAACTTGAGTTAGGCTTACCACCCGTATAAGTTTTGAATATTTCGAATTCTTTTTGAGCTAAGGGGGTAGGAATAAAATTAACCGTGTTTAATCGGGCCAGGGGACCTACTCTGTACCAACCATTTTCTTTGCCAAGAAATTTCAGATAAGGAAATTTCATGTACGACCAGTTTTTTACTTCTTCCTCAATGTATTTATGGTACTCTTCATAATTTATATCATCAATGACTTTATTTCCTGATTTATCTACTACTCTTAGTTTTCCGTGATATAAATCCATTGCTCCATCTTCGCGAACCAAACTCATAGATGATGAAGGGAATACTGAGAAGTTATCTATAAAGTCTTTATTGTGTTTATGGTATATCTTAAAAAAGTCTAATGCCTCTTGTGCCCAGTCGACCATCATTTCGGCATTTAGATCCGGATTCTTAAGCAGAGCGTCTCTTTCATCAATGCTTAATTTTTTATTTATTCCACCCGGAATAGCTCCTGTTCCATGAATTTTTTTACCGGCTGTGAATTCAATTATCTGCTGTCCGAATTTACGCATCATCACACCTTTTATAGCCAAATCGCGGTGCTCATCTATAACACCAAATACGTTTCTGGTTGTAGGATTACCATCAACTCCAAATAATAAGTCGGGAGAGCTTAGATGGAAAAAGTGCAATGAGTGAGATTGAAAAATCTGGCCATAATGCATTAAACGGCGCATTTTTTCGCCAACAGCAGTTAGCTTATCTACTCCCACAATTGTATCAAGTGCTTTGGCAGCAGCTAAATGATGACTTACCGGACAGATACCACACAAGCGCTGAACCAAGACCGGAGCTTCCCAATATGGACGGCCTTGTATAAATTTCTCAAAACCTCTGAATTCTACAATGTGTAAACGCGATTGTTTTACCTGTTTATTTTCATCCATCAGGATGGTCACTTTTCCGTGTCCCTCTACTCTGGTTACAGGTTCTATGGTTATCTTTTTGTCCATTGTTTCTCTTTTTAAGGTCAAATAATTACATTTTGGAACAGTAACAAATTATTTCAGTCGAATTTCAATGATTCGTAGCTTGGTTCTATTTCTCTTCCCTGCAGAAGTGCTGTTAGGGCTTCCCAGATCAGATCTGCTCTTGGTGGACATCCCGGTAGGAAATAATCTATTTCCACAATCTCGTTGCAGGAGTAAACACGTGGTAAAATTTTTGGTAATTCCGGGTCGTCCGGAACTATTTTTTCATGGTTAAGTTTTACGGTAGGCCCCGACAGATATGCTTCATCAAAACACTCTTCAATTTCTATTCCGTTGCGCATAGCCGGAACACCTCCCATCAGTGCACACTCTCCAACAGCCACAAGTATTTTGCAGTTTTTTCTGAACTCCTTCAAGGTTTCAATGTTTTCTGAATTGCAGCATCCACCTTCTATAAGTCCAATGTCTATAGGACGTGTGAATTTTTTTATGTCGGTTATTGGTGATTTGTCGAACTCTACAAGATCAGCAAGATCCAGTATTTTTTCGTCAATATCTAAAATCGACATATGGCAACCGAAGCAGCCTGCTAATGAAGTTGTCGCTATTTTTGGTTTCATCTGTTTAAAATTGCCGCGAATTCGCGAATTATTTGCGCCGCCTACCGGTCGGCTTTGTTTTTAATCGGTCTGATGGTACATTCATGTATTATCATTTTTCTGAGTGATAACGATAGTACTCATGAATGTTTCATTTGCCTACATTTTATTTTTTGTTACTTTCTATCGGGACTTTATCAAACTGACGTAGTCCTATTGGTGTTTGGAATCCGTTTGCTTCTTTTATCAATATGCAACCTACGGGACATTGTTTTACAGCATCTCTTGCTTTTTCCATTGTGAATTTGTCGTTCATATCTTTGTCGAATATAACTTCAAGAGCATTGCTTCGTCCCTGAAGAACGAAAAATGGTTTTCCATTATCGTCTTTTATTGCCTGGATACAGCGCTGACATAGGATGCACCTGTTCTTTTCCATCATTATTTTATCAGAAGATGATGTGTCGATACCTTTTTTAGGATAAAGATGTTCGAATCTCGAGAATAGTAACTTGTAGTGATATCCTATTGCCTGTAGTTCGCAATCACCACTTTTTTGGCATATCGGACAAATGTGATTTCCTGTAGAAAACAGGAGTTCTGTAATGTATTTTCTCATTTCTTCCAAATCGTCTGAATCACTGATTACATTCATTCCGTCTTTGGCTATAGTAGAGCATGAGGGATAGTGATAGCCATCTATCTTAATTGTACAGATTCTACAGTTACTGTGGTCAAGCTTATCTTTTAGGAAACAAAGGGTAGGAATGAATATTCCGTTTTCACGGGCAATTTCTAAAACAGTTTTAGGGTACCCGGATTTAACCTTTTTACCATTTATTGTTAGTGATATATTGTTTTGCATAATCTTTTTATTTCAGTTGTTATTATTTGTGAAATTTTCTTAATTAACACTCAAAAAATTATCCTCAATACTATCCTCAATCTCATAATCGTCGGTAAACTTTCTGATAAATCCTATCAGTAAGCTTGAAACGCTTTTACCCAATCCGCAGCGACTTATGCTCAAAAGCTTACTCCATTCTTCTATCCTCAGAAGGTCTTTTTCCGATAGTTTTTTGTGTTCCATATATCTTGCAATTTCTCTAAGATATCCCGGTACATTTCTACATGTTGAACATGAACCACATGATTCATCAATGAAGAAATCAAGAGCCGGTAATACGACATCTTTTAATAGATTTCGGTTGTTGTTTAGTATCATAAATGCTCCTCCCGTTGCAAGGTCGGAGTAGCAAATTTTTCTATCGAATTCTTCGGGAGGAATTAATTTACCTGACATTCCCCCAACTATTACCGCTTTAGAGTTTTTGGCGTAGCTGAGTTTTAAAATTGTATCTACTGTTATCCCCCAAGGAAGTTCATAAATACCTGGTTTAGCACAGTCGCCCGCTATACTCAATACTTTTGTACCTGCCGAGAATTTTGTTCCATAGGCTTTGTACCATTCAGCTCCGTTTTTAATGATTGAAGGAACAATTGCAAAAGTTTCAACGTTATTTACGATAGTTGGTTTTCCAAGATATCCAAACTCTGTAGGTTGCATGTATTTTTCTCTGGGTTCGCCCCGTTTACCTTCCATCGACTCGAGTAGGGCAGAAGCCTCACCACAAACATATGCACCGGCACCAATTTGTATCCGCATTTCGAAATTATAGCTGTTGTCACGTCCCAGTATACCTTTATCTCTCATCTGCTGAAGTACATTTTCGAGATAGGGTTTCATGTATTCATACTCTTTTCTTAAATACAGAATTCCTTTGTGTGCTCCGATTGCATAAGCACAAATTAACATTCCCTCAAATATTTTTTCCGGTTTTTCAGTTAAAAGAACCCTGTCCTTAAATGTTCCCGGTTCACCCTCATCAGCATTACAGATCACATATTTTTTTTCACTTTTTACTTTTGCTGCCGCTTTCCACTTTCTACCTGCAGGGAATCCTGCTCCACCTCTTCCCTGTAGTCCTGAATCGGAAATGATGCCTAAAATATCTGAAGGAGAATTCCTGGTATTTAGCAGTTCTACCGCAGAAAAATTGCTGTAATCATTATCGAGAAGCGGCCCTCTTATATAAGTTTTAGTCTTGTTTACGGACGACTGCCCTATGAGCAGTTTGTATTTATCTGTTTCGTATTTGTTAAAAAGCTGTTTTAGTTCTACTCCTTCTTTTAAATCGGAAATTATGTTTTTAGTTTTCTCAGGAGTTAGGTCGGTGAATGGTAGCCCGTTAATAAGTATGGCCGGTTCCTGATCGCTCATTCCTATGCATGATGTATTCCAGAGACCAAATTTTGCAGATTCAGAAAGTGATTCAAGTTTGCAGTTACATTCCTCTTCCAGTGTTTTAACAACTTCGGCATAACCACTAATCAGGGCGACAACGCTTCTGTTAATGTGAATTGTGTATTCTCCCATGTTTTTATCATATAAATAATGATAAAAGCTGATTACCTGTTTTATCTGACTTGGTGAAATATCCATATCAGTAGAAAGTTCATCTATAATATCCTCTGATATGAATTTATATTCCGACTGCAGCTTGTGAAGTATGTCTAATAGCCTGTATCTGGCATTTCCTGTACTATTGATTATTGAAGAAATTGTTGTTTTCATTGTAAACTTTTTAAAAATTACAATCATTACATATAAATGTATCAAATGTTACATAGTAATAACATGATTTTTCTCTAAAATGGAAATGCTAATTAGCATATGTTTAAATAATGCATATATTTATGGTAGGTAAATGTGTATTTACCAGACTTAAATTAAATATACCCTCTATTCCTGTCTAAGCTTTTTAATGCTATTGTTTTACTGTATTATATTGTGGTTTGGATTAAGCATACTTTTTTCTTAAATCAGGTATAAATGAAAATTATAAATTTTCAGGAAATAAAAGTGTAAAAAATACACTTATTGTTTTCTTTTAAGTGGAAGAAAGTTTAAATTTGTTGCTTAAATCATATGTAAATAAGTGCTTTAATAGCATGTTTAATTTATAGAAAGAATGAAAACACTCGATCAGTTAAATTTTGCGGGTAAAAGGGCAGTAATCAGAGTAGATTTCAACGTGCCTTTAGATGAAAATTATAATATTACTGACGACACAAGAATTCTTGGTGCAGCACCAACAGTGAAGAAAATTCTTGCTGACGGTGGATGTGCAGTTTTGATGTCGCATTTAGGTCGTCCAAAAGGTGTGGAGGAGAAATTCTCATTAAAACACATTGTAAAGCGAGTTGAAGAAGTAATGGGAGCTGAAGTTATTTTTGCTGATGATTGTATTGGCGAAAGTGTTGTGGCTAAAGCTGAAGCTCTGAAGCCGGGACAAATTCTATTGGTTGAGAACTTACGTTTTCATAAAGAAGAAAAGGCAGGTGATGTTGAGTTTTCGAAAGAACTGACAAAACTTGGTGATATTTACGTTAACGACGCATTTGGTACGGCTCACCGTGCGCACGCTTCAACTACTGTTATGGCGCAGTTTTTCCCTGAAGATAAATGTTTCGGAGCTTTATTGGCCAAAGAAATTGAGAGTATCAATAAAGTATTGAAAGAAGGAGAAAGACCGGTTACTGCAATTTTGGGAGGAGCAAAAGTTTCTTCAAAAATTACTATTATTGAAAAAATGCTTGATACTGTTGATAATATTATTATCGGCGGAGGAATGGTATTTACATTTGCCAAAGCACAAGGTGGAAACATTGGTTCTTCTTTGGTAGAAGATGATAAATTAGAATTAGCTATAGATATTCTTAAGAAGGCTGAAGCCAAAGGGGTAAAAATTATTTTACCTTCTGATGCTGTTGTTGCTGATGCATTTTCTAACGATGCAGCAATAAAGGTAACTGCTACAGGCGAAGTTCCTGAAGGATGGATGGGACTTGATGCAGGACCTGAAGCTCTTAAGGAAATAAGAGAAGTTGTATTGGCTTCAAAAACTATTCTTTGGAATGGTCCATTGGGAGTTTTCGAAATGGATAACTTC
The window above is part of the Bacteroidota bacterium genome. Proteins encoded here:
- a CDS encoding hydrogenase maturation protease; translated protein: MKNKIKTLVYGFGNPGRQDDGIGNVMILRLESWLKDNYIMDVDLESNYQLNIEDAEKISSYQRVIFVDASKEEIKTCKLEKLNPAQKTIEFTMHAVSPSYLLYLCDKLFGEKPESYLLSIKGLSYHITEGLSKEASMNLDKAELFLRSVLRDSIFKKDICHKLGV
- a CDS encoding gliding motility protein RemB, whose protein sequence is MHRLLLLITVLLFSEAYSQDQNIKYSKFRYAEIENGYNQIGNNSHTASKPFIQREVNQYYSLNDYDSTLSYKYKNWWGRKLFDENFVKVEKEDFWFSVDPVMNLQIGKDLNSDHDYTYVNTRGFYIQGELGSKFSFQSAFYESQARFPDYVTNWISEHEKNTGGGIDGIVPGQGLAQNFKTGGYDYPMAEANISFTPSKFFNLQFGTGKNFIGDGYRSMFLSDAGFNYPYFKINTSFWNIKYTNYWMFMQDIRPETAINDVHQQKFVTVHHLSWNITDRINVGFFEAIVWADSTGNRGFDINYLNPVIFYRPIEFSLGSAGGNALLGFSTKIKLTNSIQLYGQAVLDEFTLAEVKDSEGYWANKFAFQTGINYYNAFGIKNLQIKSEVNWARPYTFSHRIPLQNYGHFNQPIGHPWGANFWESVSIIRYRYKRLFADVKLIYGKKGYDTPDSNWGGDIYNPYGDKEQYYGNEIAQGNTGTLFFANLKSGYIVNPATNLKLFIDFTYRDFNVLNETEFLQNSKGSIISFGLRTDLFNTYYDF
- a CDS encoding 2Fe-2S iron-sulfur cluster-binding protein yields the protein MQNNISLTINGKKVKSGYPKTVLEIARENGIFIPTLCFLKDKLDHSNCRICTIKIDGYHYPSCSTIAKDGMNVISDSDDLEEMRKYITELLFSTGNHICPICQKSGDCELQAIGYHYKLLFSRFEHLYPKKGIDTSSSDKIMMEKNRCILCQRCIQAIKDDNGKPFFVLQGRSNALEVIFDKDMNDKFTMEKARDAVKQCPVGCILIKEANGFQTPIGLRQFDKVPIESNKK
- a CDS encoding phosphoglycerate kinase translates to MKTLDQLNFAGKRAVIRVDFNVPLDENYNITDDTRILGAAPTVKKILADGGCAVLMSHLGRPKGVEEKFSLKHIVKRVEEVMGAEVIFADDCIGESVVAKAEALKPGQILLVENLRFHKEEKAGDVEFSKELTKLGDIYVNDAFGTAHRAHASTTVMAQFFPEDKCFGALLAKEIESINKVLKEGERPVTAILGGAKVSSKITIIEKMLDTVDNIIIGGGMVFTFAKAQGGNIGSSLVEDDKLELAIDILKKAEAKGVKIILPSDAVVADAFSNDAAIKVTATGEVPEGWMGLDAGPEALKEIREVVLASKTILWNGPLGVFEMDNFANGTKKLGDFIAEATENGTFSLVGGGDSVAAVKKFGYADKVSYVSTGGGAMLESLEGKTLPGIAAILE
- a CDS encoding NADP oxidoreductase; translation: MKPKIATTSLAGCFGCHMSILDIDEKILDLADLVEFDKSPITDIKKFTRPIDIGLIEGGCCNSENIETLKEFRKNCKILVAVGECALMGGVPAMRNGIEIEECFDEAYLSGPTVKLNHEKIVPDDPELPKILPRVYSCNEIVEIDYFLPGCPPRADLIWEALTALLQGREIEPSYESLKFD
- a CDS encoding Ni/Fe hydrogenase subunit alpha, whose amino-acid sequence is MDKKITIEPVTRVEGHGKVTILMDENKQVKQSRLHIVEFRGFEKFIQGRPYWEAPVLVQRLCGICPVSHHLAAAKALDTIVGVDKLTAVGEKMRRLMHYGQIFQSHSLHFFHLSSPDLLFGVDGNPTTRNVFGVIDEHRDLAIKGVMMRKFGQQIIEFTAGKKIHGTGAIPGGINKKLSIDERDALLKNPDLNAEMMVDWAQEALDFFKIYHKHNKDFIDNFSVFPSSSMSLVREDGAMDLYHGKLRVVDKSGNKVIDDINYEEYHKYIEEEVKNWSYMKFPYLKFLGKENGWYRVGPLARLNTVNFIPTPLAQKEFEIFKTYTGGKPNSSCLHTHWARLIEILHSAEVIRDLLKDPDLQNMDLIKKGAKKFEGVGAIEAPRGTLFHHYKIDKNDQITMANLIVSTTHNNTAMNLSVENVAKSYLNGQEKISEGMLNAVETAIRAYDPCLSCATHAMGQMPLDIAVLDNNGKEIDRLRT
- a CDS encoding acyltransferase, with translation MGKEYFAHETAVVDDGCNISKGVKIWHFSHIMSNCTLGENCNIGQNVVISPEVILGKNVKVQNNVSIYTGVTCDDDVFLGPSMVFTNVTNPRSAINRRGQYTKTHVGKGASIGANATIVCGHDIGEYAFIGAGAVVTKNIKPYALVIGNPSKQIGWMSEYGHKLIFNKEGFATCPESGDDYLLKDGKVTKV
- a CDS encoding NAD(P)H-dependent oxidoreductase subunit E, coding for MKTTISSIINSTGNARYRLLDILHKLQSEYKFISEDIIDELSTDMDISPSQIKQVISFYHYLYDKNMGEYTIHINRSVVALISGYAEVVKTLEEECNCKLESLSESAKFGLWNTSCIGMSDQEPAILINGLPFTDLTPEKTKNIISDLKEGVELKQLFNKYETDKYKLLIGQSSVNKTKTYIRGPLLDNDYSNFSAVELLNTRNSPSDILGIISDSGLQGRGGAGFPAGRKWKAAAKVKSEKKYVICNADEGEPGTFKDRVLLTEKPEKIFEGMLICAYAIGAHKGILYLRKEYEYMKPYLENVLQQMRDKGILGRDNSYNFEMRIQIGAGAYVCGEASALLESMEGKRGEPREKYMQPTEFGYLGKPTIVNNVETFAIVPSIIKNGAEWYKAYGTKFSAGTKVLSIAGDCAKPGIYELPWGITVDTILKLSYAKNSKAVIVGGMSGKLIPPEEFDRKICYSDLATGGAFMILNNNRNLLKDVVLPALDFFIDESCGSCSTCRNVPGYLREIARYMEHKKLSEKDLLRIEEWSKLLSISRCGLGKSVSSLLIGFIRKFTDDYEIEDSIEDNFLSVN